tgatgaaaagaaaacgaatAAAATATTGCTGGGCTATACCACAGATGACATTAATCTCCAGGGTGCCGGCAAGAACTTCATCGAAAAAGGACTTACATATCACATGCGACACCAGGGTATCTGTTTATCCACCAAGTCCCTCCAATGCCGGACTGGCGCTCAAAAAGACGAAACTGGTCGAAACCAAGCTTATCTTTCAGTTGACAAGCCATACCAATGCCCCCCATACCGGCTCCTAGTATAACCATTGGATAGAAGGTATTGTCTGAGGATCCATATCCCCGAGGCTTCGACGGTGCAAGCATTGTGTCAAATCTGGAGATATTCCACCAAACACAGCAGTTCAATTGTAGAGCCCGAATCTTACAAAGAAGGGTTATCAGTTCATCGTGTAGATTGCTCCCTATATAACTTGGACGATGGATGTACGTATCGTTCGCTCTTTGACCTCAACTTCCATTGCCTATTACGGCAACCGAGGCATGCGGTAGTTATCTCCACAAGGCAGATTTCGGAGTCGTCTTGCGGAAACATGGAACTCACGGAACCCGAAATGTCGTTAACTCATATAGGTAAGTATTGAAAAGGGAGAAGGCTGTTAACAGTATACGGATGCCGACTCCAAGGACTGAGTTATCTTATCTTGCCGCGCCTGAGTTTCACTAGTTTCCGCATTGTTGATCTAGCCGCCTGAATACTACATGACTTGTCCAATGTTTAGCTCACCGACCACAATAGCCCGGCAATCACTAGCTTCTCGAGATTCCGTAGACCCGACGCTGCCGTCACGCGGGGAAATGCGGAGAGAATCTGGAGAAAAAGCCACTCTCCAGTCGGCTAGATTCACGATTCAAGTGTTCTATATCAGCGGAGCACAGTGCGCATGAACTATCCTGGAGAGGCCTGGAACAAACATGGAGAGGGAGGATATCTGCCATGATCCATCACTTCATTATCGCTCCCTGGAAACGTGGCGTTTTTGATAGGCGTTTTCATAGTCTATACTACACATGGAATTGTCGGGATAATGATATGTATCAAATGGAATGGGGTCATATCGTCATCTTTGGCGCCTTATCTTTGGTGCAAAAAAATGAGGAGCTGAGTGTGAAGCTATATCAATGATTATTAACTCGCTAATTGATCAACCCTTGaacctttttcttcccagaTATCTTTATTGCAATCCCTGTGATATCTCTTTTCATTTTGAGATCCCAGGCTTCCCAAAGAAAATCTTTGTTCTCTATCTCCTCACTCAACAGCTTAATTACAATGCAAAAAGACATGCTAGAAGCAAACCACGTCGAAAGCGTAGCAATGCCATTACATTCGAAGCCATGTATTTTCCTCCCCGAATTATACTATTAATGTACTCTAACTCTAATAATATACTCAGGTATACCAAAGAACGACGGCAGTGCTGCAGATACGTCGATCCAGCTCTCCCAATCCCAAGACAGTCTTCGAAATGGCGAAACAGTTGAAATGACCAAAAACCTCAGCACTTGGACTTTGATTGCTATTGCTTTCAATGTTTGTAATAGCTGGGCTGGCCTCGCTGGCAGCATGGGAGTCGCTCTCATTCAAGGAGGCCCCGTGTCTCTAGTGTATGGGTTTCTTATAAGTTCTAGCTTGTATGGTTGCATAGCTTTAACTATGGCAGAGCTGGCGTGTGTATATCCTACTGCAGGAGGGCAGTACCACTTTGTTTCTATCCTTGCCCCGAGCAAGTATTACAGAAGCCTGTCTTATACCTGTGGCATGGTCACAAACTTTTCTTGGGTTGCCATTGGTGCAGCTATTAACATGATTTTCAGCGAGCAACTCATTACATTGATCATATTTTACCATCCGACATTTGTCCCACACTCGTGGCACCAATTTCTTCTGTATCAGTGTTTCGGCTTGGTTATATTGCTGTATAATCTCTTGGCTCTGAAAAAATTGCCAGTTACGCATTACCTTGGATGTAAGTCTCTCTCCATATCAACAATATGCTTTGACactttttattttatgtTATTAATAACTGCAGTTAGTCTTTCTCTGCATCTCTGTCTTCTTTGGTTCATTCTTTGCTATGCTTATTCGATCCTCACCAAAAGCACCTTCAAATTTCGTGTGGACTACATTCATCAACCAGACTGGTTGGCCAGATGGAGTTTGCTTCATGTCTAGTCTGCTTACGACGTGCTTCATTTACTCGGGTCTTGATGCTTCTTTACATCTTGCAGAGGAAGTACCCAATCCTCGAATTGCCGTCCCGCGTGCTTGCTTAGGTGCAATCGCCATTGGCTTTTTGACGGCATTTGCGTATCTTATCGCAATGTTATACAGCATCGTGGATCTAGACTCTATTATAAATTTTGATGGGTCTGCTTTTTTTACCTTGTATGATCAATAAGTCAGTTTATTAACAAGAAAGCAGGTTCCTACCGTTCGAACTAAATCGACAAGCACTCCGTTCTGATAGCGGAGCAATCGCTCTTCTCATATTGAGCATTATAATGACGTTCTTCATTCTAAATGCGGTACTCCAAACGGCTTCCAGGTTAACATGGGCATTGGCGAAAGATAACGCCCTTGTGTTTTCCAGCATTCTTCAGAAATTGCATCCTAGTCTTGATGTGCCTGTTTCATCACTGCTGGTTAATTCAGCATCGTTAGCATTATGTGGATGCATATATTTGGCATCCTCTACTGGTATGAAGATGATACTTAATACCCATAACGCGTAACTACGTACTAATATTTCTTCATGGCGGATAGCCTTCAACGCAATCCTAGGCTCTTGCGTCGTGCTCCAACAATGGTCTTTTTTAATGCCTACTGTGCTTCTCATCTACCGCCAAAGATCCGAAAACTTTTTACCTCGGGATCGAACGTTCCGCCTCCGAGGATGGATTGGCTGGGTGGTGAACATTTGGGTAATTGTCGTAATTTTAGCATCAatggtcttcttctttttgccacCAATTCTACCGGTATCGGCTAATACAATGAGTAAGTCTTCCCCATAACCCAGAGTATGATTTCAgtgaagaaacaagaagattgagaacAAGAAATGCTAACAGATAATAGATTATAATTGTCTTATAATCTTggtcgtcttttttctcagcGCTGCAAACTGGTATCTCTATGCAAGACGCCACTACGGCGGCCCACGGGTCATTCTCTGTAGTTGAAGGGGAACTGAGGTCAATGAGGCAGCCACTAAATATGACAAATAAGACCTGTCTACAATATATCTTGTGAAATTATTTTCTCCACGTGCGCTTCTAAATTTATTCAGCCATTCCTTTAAACAAGCAAAGGGCATAATGTTACCTGTCATCCACTCCTATGAAGAAAAGTCTAACGCCATATTGTACCCTCAGTGATGTCGACCAACAGATAGATCATGCTTAGTACATGAGACTATGAAATTTTATTTAGGCGATACTGACTCCCTTTtaacctcaacctcaatcTCAGTATTCATAAATGGCATCTGTAAAGCATCCATTTCCTTTATTTGCTAAGTGAGAGGCTTACGGAACATACATCCTAATATTTAGAGCTGAGGTTGAGCTGCTAGTTCATCAGCGACCTCCTTGGCAACCCGTTGTCCAGCCGTGATAGCACCCTCCATGTAACCCTTCCACTCGTATGCCGTCTCTCCACCCCCAAAATGAATGCTTCCCACGGACTCCCTGAGAACTGTGCCAAACTTTTTCAGCATACCGGGGCCTAAGGCGCTAGTCGGTGCACCACCGATATATTCTTCCTTTGTCCACTCTACCATGTTGAACTCTAGGATATTGCGGGCTTTTGCTGCAAGCGAAGAGTTCTCTCCCACAAGCGTTGCCAGATGCTcaatgatggcttcttcgcgCGCTAATTCATCCAACTTATGCCACTCGCTGGCGACCTTTCCGGCAATAAAAATCGCCAAGCTGTATTGTTTCTTAGAAAGGTCGCTGATATCCCAGCTGAAACATACGGGGCCAATGACTGATTCAAACTTTCCCACAAGCCCTGCCTCTCGCCACCACGGGGACGAGTATGTCAAGATGGCCTTTGCATATATACCTGGTTTTGTTCGAGTGACGAGAGCTTTCTTGGTAGGCGGCAATGGCGGGGTAAACTGAATGTTAGTATATGTGTTTGTTGGGATGGCAATGATGACTCTTTTCGCCTTGTAGGTTGCGCCACTGCTGGTTGTGACGTGAACTTCATTCTTGGCATACTGAGAGATGCTGTCAACTGGGCTGTGAAGCATTACAGAACCAGCAGGTAGGGTGTTTGCTAGAGCATCAACTATGGATGATGTACCTGAACAAAGACTCTTAGTATGCAACTGGCCCGCTCAAGCAAGAGAACTCACCGGTCTTGATTTTGAGGGACTGAgcgccatcatcgccttcgCTTACGATGCTCATGTATCCACAGCAAGATTTGAGATAGTCCAAGAAGTAGTGTGCTCCAACATCTTCCGGCTCACAGCCGACAACTGCAGAGCACAACAATCGACAAGTTGCCTTAACGGCAGGGTTATCCGCGAGGCCTTTTTGGGCTACCCATTCAGCCAATGTaacatcctcctcttctggaAACTCGTCAAAGAGGCGGATATTACACTTTtcggcagcttcagccatgAGAAGAATAAACTTTTGCACCTGTTGAGTATTCTCCTATATCATGAATCTTATTAGCTCGGTGGACAGCGGTCGGCAAGCAGCAAAAACTAGGGGGCTCAATGCAATCTTACATTATGAGCTTGATCCATATTGCATCTATAGATTCTCCCATCATATCCTTGGTAAATCTGATCGCCTTCTGTGTATTGAGC
The sequence above is drawn from the Trichoderma breve strain T069 chromosome 5, whole genome shotgun sequence genome and encodes:
- a CDS encoding flavin containing amine oxidoreductase domain-containing protein — translated: MAPRDTHPSSNLVNPTGLPDPQWYSHGISIEGAGRTIRTSGQVAQRDDGTWPSSVAEQIQQAVANLEKVLKAAGAFPRDIVHLRFYVVDWDLSAANDLVAPVLALLTDKYGSANKPLTTLVPVPKLAFPEAKFEIEAIASLSSASISTPTVETDVVVVGGGFSGVMAAYELNQAGYSVILLEAKHRIGGRSRTQRLRTNPNAVVELGATWINKKTQPTIYALTQKFGLQTEAQYTEGDQIYQGYDGRIYRCNMDQAHNENTQQVQKFILLMAEAAEKCNIRLFDEFPEEEDVTLAEWVAQKGLADNPAVKATCRLLCSAVVGCEPEDVGAHYFLDYLKSCCGYMSIVSEGDDGAQSLKIKTGTSSIVDALANTLPAGSVMLHSPVDSISQYAKNEVHVTTSSGATYKAKRVIIAIPTNTYTNIQFTPPLPPTKKALVTRTKPGIYAKAILTYSSPWWREAGLVGKFESVIGPVCFSWDISDLSKKQYSLAIFIAGKVASEWHKLDELAREEAIIEHLATLVGENSSLAAKARNILEFNMVEWTKEEYIGGAPTSALGPGMLKKFGTVLRESVGSIHFGGGETAYEWKGYMEGAITAGQRVAKEVADELAAQPQL